One Acidicapsa ligni genomic region harbors:
- a CDS encoding RepB family DNA primase, which yields MNQTAADFLTRCFAPDETIALLLRSESPTLPTQRIVALEKALAPRYLAWLAHENRNGANVYAAANPLLTGSRKRTKESIASVRHLYIDIDTDGDTRLAALRASDAVPTPSAILSTSPGKYQVLWRVEGFDFASQESALKLLAIAFGGDSACTDCNRVLRLPGFLNRKYALAHRVTVEYPCDSVWTPADFRLDSGAVDAMLFDHAIPPRRQPGKHSNSETDWAWVSHELAHGKDAVKLTRELASRRSNKPNPLYYAQRTVDVASARLWLIEGIRIDDVITMLESRHRFELPAALCSARAREIATTAQRMIARRKIA from the coding sequence ATGAATCAAACCGCAGCCGACTTTCTTACCCGTTGCTTTGCTCCTGACGAGACCATTGCTCTCCTGCTCCGCAGCGAGAGTCCCACCCTTCCGACGCAGCGCATCGTTGCTCTTGAGAAGGCGCTTGCGCCGCGCTATCTCGCGTGGCTCGCGCATGAGAACCGGAATGGCGCGAACGTCTATGCTGCTGCTAATCCGCTGCTCACCGGCAGTCGCAAACGCACCAAGGAAAGCATTGCATCGGTTCGCCATCTTTATATCGACATCGACACGGATGGCGATACGCGACTTGCTGCGCTCCGCGCTTCCGATGCCGTACCGACTCCGAGCGCCATTCTCTCCACATCCCCCGGAAAGTATCAGGTACTTTGGCGTGTCGAAGGCTTCGACTTCGCTTCTCAGGAAAGCGCCCTCAAGCTGCTCGCCATAGCCTTCGGCGGCGATTCCGCTTGCACCGACTGCAACCGTGTTCTCCGGCTGCCCGGTTTCCTGAATCGTAAGTATGCCCTCGCGCACCGCGTCACGGTCGAATACCCCTGCGATTCCGTCTGGACTCCCGCCGACTTCCGGCTCGATAGCGGTGCAGTCGATGCCATGCTCTTCGACCATGCCATCCCACCCCGGAGGCAACCCGGTAAGCACAGCAATTCGGAGACCGATTGGGCATGGGTCTCCCATGAGCTTGCTCACGGTAAAGATGCCGTGAAGCTGACGAGGGAGCTGGCTTCGCGCCGCTCCAACAAGCCCAATCCTCTCTACTACGCGCAGCGCACGGTGGACGTTGCTTCGGCTCGCCTTTGGCTGATCGAAGGCATCCGCATCGACGACGTAATCACCATGCTCGAATCCCGCCACCGCTTCGAGCTTCCCGCTGCACTTTGCTCTGCTCGTGCGCGGGAGATTGCGACCACGGCACAGCGCATGATTGCCCGCAGAAAGATTGCCTGA
- a CDS encoding type IV secretion system DNA-binding domain-containing protein: MNTTQWGRKETIVRPPHAPVFAFAATLAALILTCVFIGLYIGFLMSPLQRWYLPLYVRTGVMGIVRQVDTYQLLNVADVHLHARPATEADVEKGSTPQPNRRPLPLALSNSARTSGLVYLYPGPKASYRNGPLHDYLRRFFYDGRGIVGVLRWPLLAGLLSFLGLLVFATRKDVERLKEMKYGRLLKGPVLVSPKDFNRAVKGDGVGFQTVEFKQLMRIPERAEGQHIELMGDSGTGKSRLIMQLLLQVQERGHSAIVYDPACEYVQRFYDKDRGDIVLNPLDARCPYWGPSEELRRRAEAKAIAASLYQPTTDKKGEFFTETPQKIFAHLLTFGPTPEELVEWMANPDEIDRRVQNTEMAMMIAKGAQQQRNGVLASLGLIADSLRMLPRKDRTAHHWNATQWAETRKGWIFLTSKPSEREALRPLHSLWIDLLVLRLLNEPRESQHPVWFVLDELASLQRLPQLHTALTENRKGKNPLVLGFQGKAQLEFIYGHMAEVMLSQPKTKIFLRITEPKAAEWVSNAIGKVEIERLRETHSTGLRAGNNFSVERQIEPLVMDSEISGLPDLHAFLKHGNEVARFSFAYNDIPATQLAFLPRPLDDDALAFDTKTLVKKPPQPDTSATDDESMQAGFSLGD; the protein is encoded by the coding sequence ATGAACACAACCCAATGGGGACGCAAAGAGACCATCGTTCGCCCACCACATGCTCCGGTGTTTGCCTTCGCCGCCACCCTCGCGGCACTGATTCTGACGTGCGTTTTCATCGGCCTGTACATCGGGTTTCTGATGTCGCCGTTGCAGCGTTGGTATCTGCCTCTCTACGTCCGGACGGGCGTGATGGGCATCGTGCGTCAGGTGGACACGTACCAGCTCCTTAACGTCGCGGACGTGCATCTGCACGCCCGGCCCGCCACCGAAGCGGACGTGGAGAAAGGCTCTACGCCACAGCCCAATCGCCGGCCTTTGCCCCTTGCACTCTCGAATTCGGCGCGCACCTCCGGCCTCGTTTACCTGTATCCCGGCCCCAAAGCCAGCTACCGCAACGGGCCACTCCATGACTACCTGCGACGATTCTTCTATGACGGCCGCGGCATCGTCGGCGTGCTGCGCTGGCCGCTACTCGCTGGCCTCCTTTCCTTCCTCGGATTGCTTGTCTTCGCTACGCGCAAGGACGTTGAGCGGTTGAAAGAGATGAAATACGGCCGCCTGCTCAAAGGGCCGGTGCTGGTGTCTCCGAAGGACTTCAATCGTGCCGTCAAGGGCGATGGCGTCGGCTTCCAAACCGTCGAGTTCAAGCAGCTCATGCGGATACCGGAGCGGGCCGAAGGACAGCATATTGAACTGATGGGCGACTCAGGAACCGGGAAGTCGAGGCTCATCATGCAGCTCCTCTTGCAAGTCCAGGAACGCGGCCATTCCGCTATCGTGTATGACCCCGCGTGCGAGTATGTGCAGCGGTTCTACGACAAGGATCGCGGTGACATTGTTCTGAATCCGCTCGATGCCCGTTGCCCCTACTGGGGGCCGTCCGAGGAGTTGCGCCGCCGCGCCGAGGCCAAGGCCATCGCCGCATCGCTGTACCAGCCCACCACCGACAAGAAGGGTGAGTTCTTCACCGAGACGCCACAGAAAATCTTTGCCCACCTGCTGACCTTTGGCCCCACGCCGGAGGAGCTTGTCGAGTGGATGGCGAACCCCGACGAGATCGACCGCCGTGTGCAGAACACGGAGATGGCGATGATGATTGCCAAGGGGGCCCAGCAACAGCGCAACGGTGTTCTGGCCTCGCTCGGATTGATTGCCGACAGCCTGCGGATGCTGCCCCGGAAAGATAGAACCGCGCACCATTGGAACGCGACCCAATGGGCCGAGACGCGCAAAGGATGGATCTTCCTTACGTCGAAGCCCAGCGAACGCGAGGCTCTGCGTCCCTTGCATAGCCTGTGGATTGACCTGCTGGTGTTGCGTCTCCTGAACGAGCCGCGAGAGAGCCAGCATCCGGTGTGGTTTGTGTTGGACGAGCTAGCCAGCCTGCAACGCCTGCCGCAGCTCCATACTGCGTTGACAGAAAACAGGAAGGGGAAAAATCCTCTCGTGTTGGGTTTTCAGGGTAAGGCCCAGCTCGAATTCATTTACGGGCACATGGCCGAGGTGATGCTTTCGCAGCCGAAGACGAAAATCTTCCTCCGCATCACGGAGCCCAAGGCCGCCGAGTGGGTGTCGAACGCCATCGGCAAAGTCGAGATCGAGCGGCTGCGGGAGACCCACTCCACCGGCTTAAGGGCTGGGAACAACTTCAGCGTCGAGCGCCAGATCGAGCCGCTGGTGATGGACTCCGAAATCTCCGGCCTGCCCGACCTGCACGCTTTCTTAAAACATGGGAACGAGGTCGCTCGCTTCTCATTCGCATACAACGATATTCCGGCCACCCAGCTTGCTTTTCTCCCGCGTCCTTTGGATGACGACGCCCTCGCCTTCGATACGAAGACGCTGGTGAAGAAGCCGCCGCAGCCAGATACAAGCGCAACCGATGACGAGTCGATGCAGGCTGGATTTTCACTCGGAGACTGA
- the mobF gene encoding MobF family relaxase, which produces MLRISKALSASQAQTYHASEFTSPDQSYWSRRQEVPGEWQGQLAERFDLSGPVGAEEFARLSEGQHPLTGDQLVQHRQAYEYQSADGKTIKSVEHRAGWDATFSAPKSISLTALVGGDDRIREAHRQAVTTALTELERYTQARIGGNNPAETTGQFVAAKFEHDTARPVDGYAAPQLHTHAVIFNVTERGDGQTRALQERSLFDSQQFATAVYQSELTYRLRNLGYEIEAGRSGAPEIRGYTQEYLDASSQRSQQIRDRMEQSGFRGHEAAEIAAHSTRDKKLIQSPAEVLAAHRQLAAEFGNQADRIVAEARERSQGQAAERVPERTQQAAREAVTFARDRSFEREAVTDERDLFRDALRRGMSETTYAEVRASFAARVASGEFQVMPGQKHDTGRQFTTAETIHAEREVMGHMAQGQNRAAPIMPIQDAVALTQTRQQLNSAQRAAIEQILTSRDTVQGLQGRAGVGKSTALTSVREGAEQHGYAVEGFAPTSRAAHQLRDAGISADTLQGFLARPVQPDGRRHLYMLDESSLASTKQMRDFLHKITPEDRVLLIGDTRQHQGVEAGKPFEQLVQAGMKTAELDQIVRQKDAELRRAVEHLSRGEVAEGVALLEQQGRVTEIADPQKRIAAIARSYADNPDNTLVVSPDNASRRAINQAVRAELQALGVVETEDHAFRVLATRSDMTGADRTWAARYNVGDVLRYQRGSKDLGIERQSYAQVVAVEPKENLLTVEKPDGERVTYNPARLHGISAYREIEREFAVGDRLQFTASQRELGVANRDLGTIEYIGQDGQLAVHIGNGKTITFNAHEMQHFDHGYAVTSHSSQGLTADRVLVNIDTRTHPDLINSRFAYVSISRASQDTQIFTNIASSLAENLSHSVNKTSAVTIEPTLGL; this is translated from the coding sequence ATGCTGCGTATCTCGAAAGCACTTTCCGCGTCCCAAGCGCAGACCTACCATGCCAGCGAGTTTACCTCGCCCGATCAGAGCTATTGGAGCCGTAGGCAGGAAGTTCCGGGGGAGTGGCAAGGCCAGCTTGCGGAGCGGTTCGATCTCTCCGGCCCCGTCGGTGCGGAAGAGTTCGCCCGGCTCTCCGAGGGGCAGCATCCGCTTACCGGCGACCAGCTCGTGCAGCACCGGCAGGCTTACGAGTACCAGAGCGCGGACGGGAAAACGATCAAGTCCGTCGAGCACCGCGCCGGTTGGGATGCGACGTTCTCTGCGCCGAAATCCATCTCGCTGACCGCTCTTGTGGGCGGTGACGACCGCATACGGGAGGCGCACCGTCAGGCCGTGACCACGGCTTTGACGGAGTTGGAACGGTATACGCAGGCGCGCATCGGCGGCAACAATCCGGCAGAGACGACCGGGCAATTCGTCGCGGCGAAGTTCGAGCATGACACCGCCCGTCCCGTCGATGGCTACGCCGCGCCGCAGCTCCACACCCACGCCGTCATCTTCAATGTCACCGAGCGCGGGGACGGACAGACCCGCGCATTGCAGGAGCGCAGCCTGTTCGACTCCCAGCAGTTTGCGACCGCCGTGTATCAATCCGAGCTGACCTATCGGCTCCGCAATCTCGGTTACGAGATTGAGGCTGGTCGCAGCGGAGCGCCGGAGATTAGGGGATATACCCAGGAGTACCTTGACGCCTCCAGCCAGCGCAGCCAGCAGATACGCGACCGCATGGAGCAGAGCGGCTTTCGCGGCCATGAAGCCGCCGAGATTGCCGCCCATTCCACCCGCGACAAGAAGCTGATTCAATCGCCTGCCGAGGTGCTGGCCGCGCATCGCCAGCTTGCCGCCGAGTTCGGCAACCAGGCGGATCGCATCGTTGCCGAGGCGCGGGAGCGGAGCCAGGGACAGGCCGCAGAGCGAGTTCCTGAGAGAACGCAGCAGGCCGCGCGGGAGGCCGTCACTTTCGCCCGCGACCGCAGCTTCGAGCGCGAGGCCGTCACCGACGAACGCGACCTCTTCCGCGATGCCTTGCGGCGCGGCATGAGTGAAACCACCTACGCGGAGGTACGCGCCAGCTTCGCGGCGCGGGTCGCCTCCGGCGAGTTTCAAGTCATGCCGGGGCAGAAGCACGATACGGGCCGCCAGTTTACGACCGCAGAAACCATCCACGCCGAACGCGAAGTAATGGGGCACATGGCGCAGGGACAGAATCGGGCCGCGCCGATCATGCCCATTCAGGATGCCGTGGCCCTCACACAAACACGCCAGCAGCTCAATTCCGCGCAACGCGCAGCCATCGAACAAATTCTCACCTCCCGCGATACCGTGCAGGGATTGCAGGGGCGGGCGGGCGTCGGGAAGTCCACGGCCTTAACGAGTGTCCGCGAGGGCGCGGAACAACACGGCTATGCGGTCGAAGGCTTCGCGCCGACCTCCCGCGCCGCACATCAGCTCCGCGACGCTGGCATCTCCGCCGACACCTTACAGGGTTTCCTTGCCCGCCCCGTCCAGCCGGACGGCAGGCGTCACCTCTATATGCTCGATGAGTCGAGCCTTGCCAGCACGAAACAGATGCGGGACTTCCTCCACAAGATCACCCCCGAGGACCGCGTGTTGCTCATCGGCGATACCCGCCAGCATCAGGGCGTCGAGGCCGGGAAGCCCTTCGAGCAGTTGGTGCAGGCCGGGATGAAGACCGCCGAGCTTGACCAGATCGTGCGCCAGAAGGATGCCGAACTGCGGCGGGCGGTTGAACATCTGTCCCGTGGCGAAGTCGCCGAGGGCGTCGCGCTGTTGGAGCAACAGGGCCGGGTGACGGAGATTGCCGACCCGCAAAAGCGTATCGCCGCGATTGCCCGCAGTTACGCCGACAACCCGGACAACACCCTCGTCGTCTCGCCCGACAATGCTTCGCGCCGCGCCATCAATCAGGCCGTCCGCGCCGAGTTGCAGGCCCTCGGTGTGGTCGAGACGGAGGACCACGCCTTCCGCGTGCTCGCTACGCGCTCCGACATGACCGGCGCGGATCGCACCTGGGCAGCCCGTTATAACGTGGGCGATGTGTTGCGCTACCAGCGCGGCAGCAAAGACCTCGGCATCGAGAGACAGAGCTACGCGCAGGTGGTCGCCGTCGAACCCAAAGAGAACCTACTGACCGTGGAGAAACCCGATGGCGAACGCGTCACCTACAATCCCGCCCGGCTTCACGGCATCAGCGCCTACCGCGAGATCGAGCGGGAGTTTGCCGTAGGTGATCGACTACAGTTCACTGCATCGCAGCGAGAGCTTGGCGTCGCCAACCGCGACCTCGGCACCATCGAGTACATCGGCCAGGATGGGCAGCTTGCTGTCCACATCGGTAACGGCAAGACGATTACATTTAACGCCCACGAGATGCAGCACTTCGACCACGGCTATGCTGTCACCAGTCACAGTTCCCAAGGACTTACAGCGGATCGCGTCCTTGTAAACATCGACACTAGGACACATCCTGACTTAATCAACAGTCGCTTCGCCTATGTCTCTATTTCTCGTGCATCTCAGGACACGCAAATCTTTACTAATATCGCATCCTCTCTGGCCGAGAATCTCAGTCACTCTGTCAATAAGACTTCGGCAGTCACAATCGAGCCGACACTTGGGCTGTGA
- a CDS encoding HigA family addiction module antitoxin, whose product MNSFLNEEVQVNAVPHPGENVTEYLEAYGWSQSDLARRTGLTPKTVSEICNGKAPISPATALTFERVLQRPAHFWLGLQRNYDEFEARAKELARTSNWQEWVLHFPLKEMRKLNYTLASGRSDAETLLNFFGVSSPDTWERVWKASAVAYRQTQSFSAREEATAAWVREVELVARGLSLADFDEDRLLGSLGYLRTLTLMTAESIMDPVQQVCAAAGVAVVWVPALKGTGISGCARWTSPKRALIGLTLRYKTDDQLWFTFFHELGHVLLHRQKRSFVIDNSEDLSDRFIDPEMRAFEAEADQFSSDVLVPPAELGAFIRQNKFTNEAIHDFAENIGVGPGIVVGRLQHDGILQRHQGNALKQKLDWKFAEDI is encoded by the coding sequence ATGAATAGTTTTTTGAATGAAGAAGTACAAGTGAACGCCGTTCCTCATCCGGGGGAAAACGTCACCGAATATTTGGAAGCGTATGGATGGTCACAAAGTGACCTTGCGAGGCGGACTGGCCTCACTCCAAAAACCGTAAGCGAAATCTGCAATGGGAAGGCTCCTATCTCTCCGGCCACGGCGCTAACCTTCGAGCGCGTGCTGCAGCGCCCGGCACATTTTTGGCTTGGGTTGCAGAGAAACTACGACGAGTTCGAGGCTCGTGCCAAAGAGCTGGCCCGGACTTCTAATTGGCAAGAGTGGGTACTCCATTTCCCACTAAAGGAAATGCGGAAGCTCAACTACACTCTTGCCAGTGGCAGATCGGATGCTGAAACGCTTCTCAACTTCTTCGGGGTGTCCTCGCCTGATACCTGGGAGAGAGTGTGGAAAGCGTCAGCCGTCGCCTATAGACAGACCCAGTCTTTCTCAGCCAGAGAGGAAGCCACCGCCGCATGGGTTCGTGAGGTGGAACTAGTAGCCCGGGGTTTGTCCCTTGCGGACTTTGATGAAGACCGGCTCTTAGGCTCACTTGGTTATTTGCGGACTCTTACACTCATGACGGCTGAGAGCATCATGGACCCGGTTCAACAAGTTTGTGCCGCAGCCGGAGTTGCAGTTGTATGGGTGCCAGCGCTCAAAGGAACTGGCATTAGCGGATGCGCGCGATGGACATCACCGAAACGCGCACTCATTGGCTTGACACTTCGCTACAAGACAGATGATCAACTTTGGTTCACTTTCTTTCACGAACTCGGACATGTGTTACTCCATCGACAGAAACGGTCTTTTGTCATTGATAACTCCGAAGATTTGAGCGATCGTTTCATCGACCCCGAGATGAGAGCTTTTGAAGCGGAAGCCGATCAGTTCTCTTCCGATGTGTTGGTGCCGCCTGCCGAGTTAGGCGCGTTCATCCGACAAAACAAGTTCACAAATGAAGCTATCCATGACTTTGCGGAAAATATTGGAGTCGGACCGGGCATCGTTGTAGGTCGCTTACAGCATGACGGCATCCTTCAGAGACACCAAGGAAATGCTCTTAAACAGAAGTTGGACTGGAAATTTGCGGAGGATATTTAG
- a CDS encoding DUF2188 domain-containing protein: MATKKQYIVQQSNAGGFEVKAKGGAKASAILPTQHEAEKRAEELNPNNRPNVRRVRNTGVGRPGEFRPEDS; this comes from the coding sequence ATGGCTACTAAAAAACAATACATAGTTCAACAGTCGAATGCGGGCGGGTTCGAGGTCAAGGCTAAGGGCGGGGCCAAGGCAAGCGCGATCTTACCAACACAGCACGAGGCCGAGAAGCGAGCCGAAGAGTTGAACCCAAACAACCGTCCAAACGTAAGGCGCGTTCGTAATACAGGCGTGGGTCGTCCTGGGGAGTTTCGTCCAGAGGATTCTTAG
- a CDS encoding error-prone DNA polymerase has product MIDGYIELHAASAFSFLEGGSLPESLVECAAHLEMGAMALLDRNGVYGSARFHTSAQRNKMAAHIGAEIAVSSFGSRLAPPCWLPHPELKESARLPLLCESREGYQNLCRLITQFKMRETEKSEGVATFDDLEQYASGLVCLTGGDEGPLAAALVRGGEEEGRKTVEKLVDIFGPKHVYVELQRHQEREEEWRNQAALRIARSLHLPVLATNGVRYAKQYDREILDVFTAIRHHTTLDEAGRLLSLNSKRHLRSPREMAALFRDISTATANSVELSSRLGFTLGDLGYQFPLYPVPDGETMDSFLRKRTEEGVQRRYGPKNDPGLMERAKKQVDHELALIAKLGFAGYFLIVWDIVRFCKGNDILIQGRGSAANSAVCYALEITAVDPVGMELLFERFLSDSRGEWPDIDLDLPSDTKREQAIQYVYQRYGELGAAMTANVITYRPKSAVRDVGKALGYDEEFLDNPSNFVGNWEWKGENDTMAHQFKNAGLDLRHAPHAKFLDLCMRIQNYPRHLGQHSGGMVICQGQLNQIVPVERASMPGRTVVQWDKEDCADLGIIKVDLLGLGMMAVLEDTEKLIAQHTGVRVDLAQMPHDDEVYKVLQKAETVGMFQIESRAQMASLPKNCPRVFYDLVVQVAIIRPGPIVGNMTNPYLDRRQGKQAITYPHPMLESTLKRTLGVPLFQEQLLRIAMVAANFSGAEADELRRAVGMRRSWERMKNLEAKLRAGMTVNKIAVATQDEIVQQISSFALYGFPESHAASFALLAYASAYLKVRHLAEFTCAMLNNQPMGFYSPDVLVKDAQLKGLQVKAIDVQTSDWNCTLEHESDGRLSMRLGLRYATGLRSRAAETLIVSRERGGFFHTTEDLALRVPSLNGAELELLAEIGALNKLSKVAHRRDALWQVTRAAKREGPLLRQQSEWLHEEDPSSPLYQMDTNERLVADYAGTGLSIDKHPMYHRRGEMQAMGVLSSRDLQNCRGGTFVRTAGCVIARQRPGTAKGFIFLSMQDETGISNVIVSPDLYEQNEKLVRRSKFLWVEGPLQNDGGVVHVKATRLAILLNGKQAQGQLDIQSHDFH; this is encoded by the coding sequence ATGATTGACGGGTATATCGAGCTGCACGCGGCCAGCGCCTTCTCGTTCCTCGAAGGTGGATCGCTGCCGGAGAGCCTGGTGGAGTGCGCCGCGCATCTGGAGATGGGCGCTATGGCGTTGCTCGACCGCAACGGCGTGTATGGGTCGGCGCGCTTCCATACCAGCGCGCAACGAAACAAGATGGCCGCCCACATCGGCGCGGAGATTGCCGTATCGAGCTTCGGCTCGCGCCTCGCGCCTCCATGTTGGCTGCCGCATCCAGAGTTAAAAGAATCTGCTCGGTTGCCGTTGCTCTGTGAGTCCCGCGAAGGCTATCAGAACCTTTGCCGACTCATTACGCAGTTCAAGATGAGGGAGACGGAAAAGAGTGAAGGCGTGGCGACCTTCGATGATCTTGAACAATACGCTTCCGGCTTAGTCTGCCTGACAGGTGGCGACGAAGGCCCGCTCGCGGCTGCTCTGGTGCGGGGCGGCGAAGAGGAAGGCCGCAAGACGGTGGAGAAGTTGGTAGACATCTTCGGGCCGAAGCATGTCTATGTGGAGCTGCAACGTCATCAGGAGCGGGAGGAAGAGTGGCGCAACCAGGCTGCGCTTCGTATCGCGCGGTCGCTGCATTTGCCGGTGCTCGCAACCAATGGTGTGCGCTACGCGAAGCAGTATGACCGCGAGATTCTGGATGTCTTCACGGCCATCCGGCATCACACCACACTCGATGAAGCCGGCAGGCTTCTCTCCCTCAACAGCAAGCGCCATCTGCGTTCGCCGCGTGAGATGGCGGCACTCTTTCGGGACATTTCGACAGCGACCGCGAACAGCGTCGAACTTTCCTCCCGTTTAGGTTTCACGCTTGGCGATCTCGGCTATCAGTTTCCGCTCTATCCCGTCCCGGATGGCGAGACGATGGACAGCTTTCTCCGCAAGCGGACGGAGGAAGGTGTCCAGCGACGTTATGGGCCGAAGAACGATCCTGGCCTGATGGAGCGAGCAAAGAAACAGGTGGATCACGAGCTGGCTTTGATCGCCAAGCTGGGCTTCGCGGGCTACTTTCTCATCGTCTGGGACATCGTGCGGTTCTGCAAGGGCAACGACATTCTGATTCAAGGACGAGGCAGCGCGGCGAACTCGGCTGTCTGCTATGCGCTCGAAATCACCGCTGTCGACCCCGTGGGCATGGAGCTGCTGTTTGAACGCTTCCTCAGCGACAGCCGGGGCGAGTGGCCGGACATCGACCTCGATCTTCCCTCCGATACTAAGCGGGAGCAAGCGATTCAGTATGTGTATCAACGCTATGGCGAGTTGGGCGCGGCCATGACCGCGAACGTCATCACCTATCGGCCCAAGTCTGCGGTGCGTGACGTGGGTAAGGCACTGGGGTATGACGAGGAGTTTTTGGACAATCCCTCCAACTTCGTCGGCAACTGGGAGTGGAAGGGCGAGAACGATACGATGGCGCACCAGTTTAAGAACGCCGGCCTCGATCTGCGCCATGCGCCACACGCGAAGTTTCTAGACCTCTGTATGCGGATTCAGAACTACCCGCGCCATCTCGGGCAACACTCCGGGGGCATGGTGATCTGCCAGGGACAGTTAAACCAGATTGTTCCAGTGGAGCGGGCCTCGATGCCGGGCCGTACTGTCGTCCAGTGGGACAAGGAAGACTGCGCCGACCTTGGCATCATCAAGGTGGACCTGCTTGGCCTCGGGATGATGGCGGTTCTCGAAGATACCGAAAAACTCATCGCGCAACACACCGGCGTCAGGGTCGATCTGGCGCAGATGCCGCACGACGATGAGGTGTACAAGGTGCTGCAAAAGGCCGAGACCGTCGGGATGTTTCAAATTGAAAGCCGGGCACAGATGGCGTCCTTGCCGAAGAATTGCCCGCGTGTCTTCTATGACCTTGTGGTGCAGGTTGCGATTATCCGCCCCGGCCCCATCGTCGGTAACATGACGAATCCGTATCTCGACCGGCGGCAAGGAAAGCAGGCCATCACCTATCCGCATCCGATGTTGGAATCCACGCTAAAGCGAACGCTCGGCGTTCCGCTCTTTCAGGAACAGCTTCTCCGCATCGCAATGGTGGCGGCAAACTTCTCCGGCGCGGAGGCGGACGAGCTGCGTCGAGCTGTGGGAATGCGCCGCTCTTGGGAGCGCATGAAGAACCTCGAAGCAAAGCTGCGCGCGGGGATGACGGTCAATAAGATCGCTGTGGCGACGCAGGATGAGATTGTGCAGCAGATTAGCTCCTTCGCGCTCTATGGCTTTCCTGAATCCCATGCTGCCAGCTTCGCTCTGCTCGCTTATGCGTCGGCGTACCTCAAGGTGCGGCATCTGGCGGAGTTCACCTGTGCCATGCTCAACAATCAACCGATGGGTTTTTATTCGCCGGATGTGTTGGTGAAGGACGCGCAGCTTAAGGGCCTGCAGGTCAAAGCCATCGACGTACAGACCTCCGATTGGAACTGCACACTCGAACACGAAAGCGACGGCAGACTCTCGATGCGCCTGGGCCTGCGTTATGCCACGGGACTTCGGAGTCGCGCTGCGGAGACATTGATCGTGTCACGGGAGCGGGGTGGTTTCTTCCATACGACCGAAGACCTCGCGCTACGGGTTCCATCGTTGAACGGCGCGGAGCTGGAGCTGTTGGCGGAGATCGGGGCGCTCAACAAACTCTCGAAGGTCGCACATCGACGCGATGCACTCTGGCAAGTTACACGAGCCGCGAAGCGAGAGGGGCCGCTGCTCCGCCAGCAGAGCGAGTGGCTGCACGAGGAAGATCCATCCTCGCCGCTTTATCAGATGGACACAAACGAGCGCCTGGTCGCGGACTACGCCGGGACTGGACTCTCCATTGATAAGCATCCCATGTACCATCGGCGCGGCGAGATGCAAGCGATGGGAGTTCTATCCTCCCGAGACTTGCAGAACTGTCGCGGCGGAACATTTGTGCGGACGGCGGGTTGCGTCATTGCGCGTCAGCGTCCGGGAACGGCCAAGGGTTTCATCTTCCTGTCTATGCAAGACGAGACCGGCATCTCGAATGTCATCGTGAGTCCCGATCTGTACGAGCAGAACGAAAAGCTCGTCCGGAGAAGCAAGTTTCTCTGGGTGGAAGGGCCATTGCAGAACGACGGCGGTGTCGTCCATGTGAAAGCAACTCGACTCGCAATTTTGTTGAATGGCAAGCAGGCGCAAGGACAGCTTGACATTCAATCCCATGACTTCCATTAG